GGTGTACAATAAACCGACATGCCCCCCCAGCGAATTGCCCAGCAGCGTCAGATCCGTCAGCTTTTTAAAATCCAGAAAACTTTCAATAAATCGTACTAATCCTTCTAATCCGGCTTCGCGGATGGGCATCTCATAAATGGGCATCACGGGAATAACAACCCGGTACCGGTCGGCAAATGCGTTGATCACCCCATCCCAGTTGCTCAGAGCACCAAATAATCCATGAAGCAACAGCAACACATCGCCTTGTCCTTCGTCAATGTAGCGGAAGTTGCCTTCTTTCCGAACACGATAGTTCATAGCGGTCTTTGTTTTGTCGTAGAAAAATTGGAAAAATACAATAAAAAAGGCATCATCTGGTCGTATTCACAAAGGTAATCCAATTTTTTAATATTTCGAAGCCGTATTGAGTCAATACCGCTTCCGGATGAAACTGAATACCCCAGATTGGCAAATTACGGTGTCGAATCACCATATTTTCGCACTCAACTGTAGCAGCCAGTTCGACCAGATCAGCGGGCAGTTTCTCCAGCACCAGCGAATGATAGCGGGTTACCGTAAATTCCGCGGGCAGATCGCGTAGTAAAGCATCTTCCGATAACTTCCTAACCACCGATAATTTTCCATGCATTGGTTTTGCCGCATTTATCAGACGTGCTCCGAAAAATTCCCCCAGCGCCTGATGCCCTAAACAAACCCCCAGGACAGGCAGTTGCTCATGGTAATGCTCAATGACTTCCATCATACAACCAGCTTGCCGGGGGGTTCCGGGGCCGGGCGACAGCACCACGCCGTCGTACGATTCAGTTCTAATTTCGCTGAGCGAAGCCGTATTGCGTATTACCCGACACGTCGCTCCCGCTTGCTTGAGGTAATCCACCAGCATGTAGGTGAATGAATCGACATTATCCAGAACCAGTAAATTCATATTGGTAACAAACAAAAAGCGCAAAAATAACCATCCTATTGGGTAACCCGTATTTTTGTAACAACTAGAACTGACATTCTGATGCAATCCAGACCTTCTGTAGTCATTGTGGGAGCCGGCATGGCCGGATTAACCTGCGCCGTTTACCTCCGCCAGGCGGGTATTGAAGCCCAGTTGCTGGAAGCTTCGGACCGCGTTGGCGGACGGGTCTGCACGGACGTTGTCGACGGTTTTCGACTCGACCGGGGTTTTCAAATCTTGCTGACGGCTTATCCCGAAGCCCGACGGTTGCTGGATTACGACGCACTGAAGCTGCAATGCTTCCGGCCCGGGGCGCTGATTCACAGCACCATCGATCAGGCTTCCGCCCGGTGGGTTTCGCTGATTAACCCGCTGCGCGAACCTTCAGGACTCTTTCAGACCCTGGCGTCCGACGCAGCCACATTCAGCGACAAGATCCGGATTGTTGAACTGATTCGGAAGGTGGGTGGTTTTTCGACCGACGAGTTTTTTCAACAACAAGCTACGGATACCGAAACGTTTCTCGAAGAATTCGGCTTTTCGGAACAGGTTATCAACGGTTTCTTCCGTCCGTTCTTCGGGGGGATTTTTCTCGAAGATGCCCTGACGACCTCCAGTAATTTTTTCCAGTTCTGTTTCAAAAATTTTTACTCCAGCGATGCCGCTGTTCCGGCCGCCGGGATGGAAGCTATTCCGCGCCAGCTGGCCGCCCGGCTGAGTCCGGCGCAAATCCGGCTGAACACGCCGGTGCGGCAAATTCAGGATTCGATTTTGTATTTGGAAAACGGCGAAACCATCCAGGCCGATCTGGTGGTGCTGGCCGTCGATGCAACTGCCGCTGACCGTCTGCTGGGCGCTACTCCTCCGGTGCGCTCGTTTAACCACACCACGAACACGTACTTCGCAGCACCCAAGCCGCCTAAACCCGATTATTCCAATGCCGAAAAATTACTGATTCTCAACACCAACCGTCAATCGGCCATTCACAATCTCGCCATCTTGAGTGATGTTGCTCCCTCCTACGCGCCCGATGGGCAGTCGCTGATCTCGGTCAGCACACAGGGGCTGGAGGTTGTGAACGAAAAAGCCCTAGCCGACCGGATTCGGAAAGAACTGGCGGGCTGGTTTGGCCCGGAGGTTGAGCACTGGCGCTGGCTGAAGACGTACCACCTTCCGGAAGCCCTGCCGAGCTACCTGCCGGATGCCACGCACGCCCCGTTGAAACGGAGCGAACGGCTTTTTCAGTGCGGTGACCAGACGGCCTATCCTTCGCTCAATGCGGCCATGCAAACCGGTCGGAAGGTGGCCGAACTGATCAGTCAGCACGCAGAAAACGCCGGATCGTTCTAAACGATTCGTTCCACGTCGATGGTTTTCCAGGATACCGCTCGCTGCCCTCGGAAAACCATCTATCAACTACCGTAACTTTATCACGAATGCGTTGGGTTGTTCGCGTCCTGTTGTTTTTACTGATTCTACCCCTGGCGTATTTTGCGGCTTTTCCGCAGATTTTTCGTTGTCAGCTGATCGAGTACGGTTCTGACTTTCAGAAGTTTGCCAGGGGCGTCTGGGTTGATAAAACGACCCCGGAACACCAGCGTGTTTTTCTGCTTTTTGAAATCCATCAGGCCCGCAAACGGCTGGCAAGTCTGTGGACCAGCCCCCCGCAGAGCCAGGCCACGGTTATTTTCTGCCAGACCCCCGAACAGTATCAACAGTACTGCCAGGACAGTGAAGGTGCCGGATGCAGCCTCGGCACACCCTGGGGCGAATCGTGGATCATCATCAACCCCTACGGCCGAAATCCGGACGTGCTGGCCCACGAAATGTGTCACGACGAGCTGTATACCCGCCTGGGCTGGCTGACTACCCAGCGACAGATTCCGCAGTGGTTTAACGAAGGGCTGGCTATGATGATCGACCAGCGGTTTACCACCGCTACGGACAGCCTGCACCGCTACGAAGAATTTCGGGATCACTGGCAGCTGCAATCCCACGGGCAACAGATCGTGCTGGAGCTGGAAGAACTCAAATCGCTAGAAGGCTTCTTTTCGGGCGGCACCAATCGGGTCATGCTGGCTTACATGACCGCCGGTCAGGAAGTAGCGCGCTGGCTTTCCATTGTCGGACGAAGTGGCTTGCGCAGACTGGTCGACGCAATCCAGGCGGGCGAGGATTTTGAAGTAGCTTATCAGCGGCTGGAACGGGAAGCCCAACCCCGCAACGCAAAGTAAATACCGTTACTGACAGTGCATCCCGCAAATAGCCCAGCTCAGCCGGTTCCACGATTTAATTCGGCCAAAGAATTGTAACTTGAAACGCCAAGCGACTCATACCCGTCGTTTGTCAACCATCACCAGTACCATACGCGCCGAATTCTCCTTACATGAAATACCTGCTGAGCCTTCTTTTTTGTTGCCTGCTTTCCGTTGCCGCCCATTGCCAAACCGTGTCCTTTTCGTTCAACGATTACCTTACCTTTCCGCACAGCCGCAATCTGCACGGTATTTCAGGCATGGAATTTATCCCGGCCCGCCAGGAGTGGCAACTGGCCGCCGACCGCGGCAACTACTACGTTTTCCGAAATCTTCACCAGATTACAGACTGGGTCTGCGCACCCGATTCGGTTTTTCAAACGGGTCTTTATGTTGAATCGGTCCGGTATGACGCCCCAACGGACACCTATTTTTTCTCCGTCGAAACCGATGACGAATCGTATGTAGGCTTCAAAAAACACGCCATGCCGGGGTTGGGAGAAACGTTCGGGCGCATTCCCTTACCGCATCCGCTACCGGTGGACCGTAACAAGGGAATTGAAGCGCTGGCACTAACGCCGAACTACCTCTGGGTCGCTCCCGAAGCCGGATCGGTTGAGGAAGCCCGGATCGACAATCCGCTAATTCATTTTTACCGTTACAAGAAAACGGGAGACTCGGTGGTGTTCGATGCCGAATTTAGCTATGAAATCGACCGAAACGTGTGCCCGACGGACAGCAACGAAAAGCTGGGTGGTATTTCAGAAATGATTGCCCTGCCAGGTGACGAATCCCGGCTGCTGGTCTTGGAACGGTGTTACGAGCCAACCACCAGATCCGTCACGGCGAAATTGTACGAAGCGCAAATTGACGAAGCCCGCAAAAAGCTGATTAAGCTAAAAGACAAACCCGCCTTTGATTTTAACAGCCGCAGCGGCTTCCGGCCCGATAACCTGGAAGCGATGACATGGGGGGAGGATAATGACGGTCACAAAACGCTGTTTATCCTGTCCGACGACAACATCAGCAAAAACCAGTGGACGCAGCTAATCATCCTCGAAATGAAATAAAACAGAAGAGGCAGTACGCTAAAAAAACCGCATAAACTCCTCCTTCACTTATAAAACCGTAACCGGTCTTTGAACAACTTAGTAGTCAACCTTTTATAAACACTGTTAACTGCAAGTTTTT
This Larkinella insperata DNA region includes the following protein-coding sequences:
- a CDS encoding anthranilate synthase component II, translating into MNLLVLDNVDSFTYMLVDYLKQAGATCRVIRNTASLSEIRTESYDGVVLSPGPGTPRQAGCMMEVIEHYHEQLPVLGVCLGHQALGEFFGARLINAAKPMHGKLSVVRKLSEDALLRDLPAEFTVTRYHSLVLEKLPADLVELAATVECENMVIRHRNLPIWGIQFHPEAVLTQYGFEILKNWITFVNTTR
- a CDS encoding NAD(P)/FAD-dependent oxidoreductase, with product MQSRPSVVIVGAGMAGLTCAVYLRQAGIEAQLLEASDRVGGRVCTDVVDGFRLDRGFQILLTAYPEARRLLDYDALKLQCFRPGALIHSTIDQASARWVSLINPLREPSGLFQTLASDAATFSDKIRIVELIRKVGGFSTDEFFQQQATDTETFLEEFGFSEQVINGFFRPFFGGIFLEDALTTSSNFFQFCFKNFYSSDAAVPAAGMEAIPRQLAARLSPAQIRLNTPVRQIQDSILYLENGETIQADLVVLAVDATAADRLLGATPPVRSFNHTTNTYFAAPKPPKPDYSNAEKLLILNTNRQSAIHNLAILSDVAPSYAPDGQSLISVSTQGLEVVNEKALADRIRKELAGWFGPEVEHWRWLKTYHLPEALPSYLPDATHAPLKRSERLFQCGDQTAYPSLNAAMQTGRKVAELISQHAENAGSF
- a CDS encoding esterase-like activity of phytase family protein, producing MKYLLSLLFCCLLSVAAHCQTVSFSFNDYLTFPHSRNLHGISGMEFIPARQEWQLAADRGNYYVFRNLHQITDWVCAPDSVFQTGLYVESVRYDAPTDTYFFSVETDDESYVGFKKHAMPGLGETFGRIPLPHPLPVDRNKGIEALALTPNYLWVAPEAGSVEEARIDNPLIHFYRYKKTGDSVVFDAEFSYEIDRNVCPTDSNEKLGGISEMIALPGDESRLLVLERCYEPTTRSVTAKLYEAQIDEARKKLIKLKDKPAFDFNSRSGFRPDNLEAMTWGEDNDGHKTLFILSDDNISKNQWTQLIILEMK